One Aegilops tauschii subsp. strangulata cultivar AL8/78 chromosome 7, Aet v6.0, whole genome shotgun sequence genomic window carries:
- the LOC109781663 gene encoding histone-lysine N-methyltransferase CLF-like, with protein MSPDRHRSPESDGIHRIRSFSAVSNNARLDLVPQDDEAIPDGELGEVSVPTYVNSLKNEFATLRSAEIKDMVENNKIKLSTIMQSNRGSSTIWQTSALDGTGLATNPLTPRQDDASCSTLGLELCLAEKDGGSSQEDSPYGTSTATLGGILTAKNANKPIELPTVSDLPPYTTWVFLDRNQRMTEDQSAFHRQNIYYNADCGGALMFSDSEDEVVEDEEEKREFKSSEDCFIRMTIDGCGMSDEALETLAHCFEKTPGDIKARYEILQRESTESSSKEVSKLNAKLKDIYHDKDLAAALDSFDNLFCRRCLVFDCKLHGCSQDIIFPAEKQSPWNSRDDVPCGIHCYKLATKHKDSIAYSQHNSPSTRSSRKKDAHQMENNSALVEDRNYLMVETNNEHSATDGHDSSRKEELVDKNICRQEDNFVSWMVIEQELLVKGVEIFGRNSCLIARNLLAGEKTCSDVFQYMNYIENSSTSEGHGLGLGSRRPRKRGRVKHASRSTVYRFIRKRIAAMKGELRQHYNPCGCQSACGKQCPCRKNDTCCEKFCGCPKACKNRFRGCNCAKAQCRSRQCPCFAADRECDPDVCRKCGVGCGDGSLGVPNQRGDNYGCQNMKLLLRQQQKVVLGRSDVSGWGAFVKNTVGKDDCLGEYTGELISHREAAKRGQRYDRENSSFLFNLNTEFVLDAFRMGNKLKFANHSPDPNCYAKVMFVAGDHRVGIFANERINAGKEIFYDYHYAPDEAPAWALKADDATGAKDPGQSSSGSAKKADAPGAKDPGQSSSGRAKRPGKSSRGRPRKHAR; from the exons ATGTCACCTGACCGACACCGGAGTCCGGAATCTGACGGAATTCATCGCATCCGGTCCTTCTCCGCTGTCTCCAACAACGCACGCCTCGATCTG GTTCCTCAGGATGATGAGGCTATACCGGATGGAGAATTAGGCGAGGTCTCCGTTCCAACTTATGTTAACTCGTTGAAGAATGAGTTCGCGACACTTCGTTCCGCTGAGATTAAG GATATGGTAGAGAATAACAAGATTAAGCTCAGCACCATTATGCAGAGCAATCGCGGTTCTTCAACAATCTGGCAAACGAGTGCATTGGATGGTACAGGTTTAGCCACGAATCCGCTGACACCTAGGCAAGACGATGCGTCGTGCTCAACGCTTGGTCTTGAACTGTGCCTTGCTGAGAAAGATGGTGGCAGTTCTCAAGAAGATAGTCCGTATGGCACATCGACTGCTACTTTGGGTGGAATTCTCACTGCAAAGAATGCTAATAAGCCAATTGAACTACCAACAGTGTCAGACCTTCCACCTTATACAACATGGGTGTTTTTGGACAG GAACCAGAGGATGACGGAAGACCAATCTGCATTTCATCGACAAAATATTTACTATAATGCAGATTGTGGTGGAGCTTTAATGTTCAGTGATAGTGAAGATGAAGTTGTTGAGGATGAAGAGGAGAAAAGGGAATTCAAAAGCTCTGAAGATTGTTTTATTCG GATGACCATTGACGGATGTGGCATGTCTGATGAAGCGCTGGAGACCCTAGCTCACTGTTTTGAGAAGACTCCTGGTGATATAAAG GCCAGATATGAGATCTTACAACGAGAGAGTACTGAAAGTTCTTCCAAAGAAGTGTCCAAACTTAATGCCAAACTGAAAGATATCTACCATGATAAAGATTTGGCTGCAGCACTGGATTCCTTCGATAATCTCTTTTGTCGGCGATGTCTA GTTTTTGATTGCAAACTACACGGGTGTTCTCAAGATATAATATTTCCT GCAGAAAAGCAATCACCTTGGAACAGCAGGGATGATGTACCATGTGGTATTCATTGTTATAAACTG GCCACCAAACACAAAGATTCAATTGCATACTCACAACATAATTCTCCAAGCACAAGAAGTTCTCGGAAGAAGGATGCACATCAAATGGAGAATAACTCAGCTTTAGTGGAAGATCGTAATTATTTGATGGTGGAAACAAATAATGAGCATTCAGCAACAGATGGTCATGATAGTTCGAGGAAGGAAGAATTAGTCGATAAGAATATATGCAGGCAAGAAGACAATTTTGTATCCTGGATGGTGATTGAGCAAGAGCTTCTAGTTAAAGGTGTGGAGATTTTTGGAAGGAACAG TTGTTTAATTGCTCGGAACCTTCTTGCTGGAGAGAAAACATGCAGTGATGTTTTTCAGTATATGAATTATATTGAGAACAGCAGCACATCAGAG GGACATGGGTTGGGCCTGGGATCACGGCGTCCTAGAAAGCGAGGAAGGGTCAAGCATGCCTCAAGATCTACAGTCTACCGTTTCATAAGGAAAAGGATTGCAGCAATGAAGGGTGAGCTTCGTCAGCATTACAATCCATGTGGTTGTCAATCGGCATGTGGGAAACAGTGTCCATGTCGGAAAAATGATACATGCTGTGAGAAATTCTGTGG GTGTCCGAAAGCGTGCAAGAATCGTTTTCGAGGCTGTAATTGTGCAAAGGCTCAGTGTCGCAGCCGCCAGTGCCCATGCTTTGCTGCTGACAGGGAATGTGATCCTGATGTGTGCAGAAAGTGTGGGGTAGG GTGTGGTGACGGTTCATTGGGTGTCCCCAACCAAAGAGGTGATAATTATGGATGTCAGAACATGAAACTGCTTCTTAGACAACAACAAAAG GTCGTACTTGGGAGATCTGATGTTTCTGGCTGGGGAGCATTCGTTAAG AATACTGTTGGCAAGGATGACTGTCTTGGGGAGTACACTGGGGAGCTTATCTCTCATAGGGAAGCAGCCAAGCGTGGACAGAGATATGACCGTGAGAATTCATCATTCCTTTTCAACTTAAATACTGAG TTTGTTCTCGATGCCTTCAGGATGGGCAACAAGCTGAAGTTTGCCAACCATTCCCCTGATCCGAATTGCTATGCCAAGGTTATGTTTGTAGCAGGCGACCATAGGGTGGGCATATTCGCCA